Part of the SAR202 cluster bacterium genome, TTATTAGAATCTTTAGATAAAATTGAAAAAGAATTTGGGAATATAAACATTTTAGTTAATTGTGCACAAAGTGTATTGGGTAAACCGTTTGTGGATACAACTGATAGTGAACTTAATTTTTTACTTGATACAAATATTAGGAACACCTTATTGGTAATTCAAGAGGTTGGCAAAAAAATGTTAAATCACGAATACGGGAGAATTATAAATGTTATTTCTGCATTAGCACAAATAGGTTTAAAGAATGCAGTTTTATACTCTGCAACACAAGCTGCTATTGAACAAATTACCAAATCATTGTCTTTAGAATGGGCTTTAGAAAACATAAGAATTAATTCTATTGCGATGGGATGGTTTAAAGATCAGATAACAGACGAAGCACAGAAACAAAATTTATCTAAATATATTCCACTAAGAAGATTAGGAGAATCAGAAGAAATAGGACCATTATTGGTCTATTTAGCTTCTGAATTTAGCGATTTTGTTACCGGCCAGACAATTTTTGTAGATGGTGGCGCAGCATCACACGCATAAATTACATAGTAAATATTAGTGCAATTAAAATTCCGAAAGTAATCATACTAGTTATACTAATCCGTATGATCTCGCGTTTGTATGGAAGGGTGTTTTGATTTGGGATTTTTGTTGTTTTAGATTTTAAGATATTAGTGGATTCTGTATTTGATTTTATTGGTTCACTTGTTGTAATTGGTTTGCTTTCTTCTACCGAAACACTTTTCCCCGGTCCAACGTTAGGTACTTTAACTCTATTTTTTCTTGTTTTAGTTTTTGGTTTATTTGCCATTTTATTTTTCAAACACTATTTTTGATTAGTTTCACATTTAAAACTATAGAATAATACCAAAGTTTGTCAACAACAAACACTATCGTTGAAATGATTTATC contains:
- a CDS encoding SDR family oxidoreductase; the encoded protein is MKPKEWDLSGKNALVTAGGDFISNAAIVALEEAGANVCVLNFDSHSSSGNNIFFSERNNRKSLLESLDKIEKEFGNINILVNCAQSVLGKPFVDTTDSELNFLLDTNIRNTLLVIQEVGKKMLNHEYGRIINVISALAQIGLKNAVLYSATQAAIEQITKSLSLEWALENIRINSIAMGWFKDQITDEAQKQNLSKYIPLRRLGESEEIGPLLVYLASEFSDFVTGQTIFVDGGAASHA